The Odocoileus virginianus isolate 20LAN1187 ecotype Illinois chromosome 13, Ovbor_1.2, whole genome shotgun sequence genome includes the window ATTagcactttttttcttctttctcagcaaACCTTGAAGAAGAAATGGGTGGAGTTCAGATCTCTGCAGTTACAGGAACAGCGCCTGCTTCATGGTAAATGTGATTTCCGGTTCAGAAACCACACTTACATTTCATTCTTTCAGTACTTCTGTGTCTAACTTGTTTTAAGATTGGCatcattacaaggaaaaaattGTCTAGCATGGGTCAAAAATAGTTTGTATTCCTTTGGCTTGGCTTTTGGAGTGACCAGTGTATTTGGAGGAGAGGTAAGTCCAATGACGTCCCCTCTTCCATACATATAACACATGCACATGAAAACAtggacatgcatgcatgcatgcacacactcgcAAGAAGCACCTGGGGATTTTAGGAGAGCAATATGAATGATTgcctcattttcctatttggcagATGAATTAAATTCCTGAGAATACCTATGGCTCAGGGACTGCGTAGTTCTGAGAAACTCTTGAAGCTGGAATGGTAGCATGCTTCTTGGGTGGAGCTTGTATTATTTGTTCAAATTGTGTAAGTTACAATAATGCAGAGGTATTCTCCTTCATGGCCCTCAAACCCAAGAAATGTTAAGGATCTTTAAAACAGTAAATACATGCTTCTTGCCATTGTATGCATTCTGAGAAGAAGGGTTGAGTTTAGAATTTGTGGACTTGGTACTTGCTGTGTGACTGGTATAACCTGAGGAATGAACTTATGTGTACAAATAATGCACCGAAACCACTAGCTATGCGGGTGTGAAATATAGGTTATATCTTTGTTGGATAAGACTGACCTAAAGTCTCTATTTGTAACCTTACAATATCTGTTGGTTAAAGTGATCATCtgtttatagaaaaaaagatacattaaatTCTTAATTTGGCACTAATATATGACAGAAGTTTGTGTTCAAGTTCTTTCTTTTCAGGAAATGAAACACATATGAGTTACTTCTCTATTTGTGTTTATAAAGTAAtagtcttaaaaatatataacagggTTTTTCTGAGGGATCTAAAATTTTCTAACAAGTCAGAGGCACAAATATATGACTGCTTCCTGGATTTCTGTAGACTTCAGGGTGTTTGGGATATCTTTGCCTCCACTTGCAGAGGAGCATCCTGAAGGGGAGATGGGGTTTGATCTGATAAGTGTAGGCAGTTCTGTGGTTCTATGGGCATGGCCTTGTATAGGCAAGGTCCTTATTTCAGGATCAGGGAGATTGGCTCCTCATAAGGCCATTGTCTATATTTTTTTGAGAGATTAAAAGAGTTCTTTAGTTTACTTTTTATAGACCTAGAATATACATCCATGAGATTCTACAAGCCAAATgctctccaatcaaaagacattcATCAACTTGTTGCCAGATGAAATAAAGTAGGTTTTGTTaacaaaaaagaatgcattttaacTGGTCACCACAGGGCTGACCCTACTCAACCTTGCAgatcaaatggaaaaataaacaaacagtcTCTTTTAATATTGTCAACCAAGGGCAAAGGAGGGCAGCAGTAGAGACAATCAGCATGaggttaaaaaaacacatttctgagTGTGTAATGTTCTATTACTTTTCAGGAAGCAAAGTCaccttcaaatgattttttttttttttctggctagtATTACAAATAATCTCCTTTCTTTTAGCAGCATACCAAACAACTCAGTACATAAGCAAGTGGGATATGAACAGGCTGTTTGTATGAGATTAAAATTTGAGTTTGGAGAGCCCAGATGTAGGTTATAAAAGGTGGATGACGAAATTTAGCCAAGCAGATAACATTCAATTCTTTcaaatgattatttattttaggaCAGGGATGTTTTCTGGATACACTACCATTTCAAAGAATTTAAGTACTTAAGTATTCTAGGAATAAACTGGGAATATTGAAGGCTCTAAGATATCCTTTCTGTTCTAAACATCTTTGAATTCTCTAATAATCAGTCCGTAAGGTGCAGGTTTTATAACTGTGCTTTCCATACACTTCAAGTGatgttataataataaaaaatgcagTAAATAAAAATCAGAGGAACTAAAACAGAGAAAATCCGTAAGAGGGCATTTCTCCAAGTATATTCTTTGGAACCCATTTCTATgatgattttaataaaaagtggCAGGATACTTCAATTTAAGAAATGATTCTTTTGGAAATTCTAAAGTTGCACTGGAATGCTGTTAGTTGAGTTGAATTGTTTTCatgtgaataattttatttcaatttatttaatctaGACTATTTTTGTGACCATGGAATCCTTTACATGAAACTAATCCATCaacaagggtttcccaggtggcacagtgctaaattatccacctaccaatgcaggagatgcaagagatggaggtttggtccctgggtcaggaagattctctggagtaggaaatggcaacctaatccagtgttcttgcctggaaaactccatggacagaagagcctggcagcctacagtcacagggtcacaaagagtcaaacacaactgagtgagcacacacagtcTATGGATGAATAGCTTGAAAAATCATGCTCTTAAGCTTATCAAATGATCTCATAGACAGTCACTTATTTGTGCAAGCTTGGTGAAAAGAATTATTTACCCTTACTCTTTCTTCTGCCTTTCAAAGAGAAATTTTGGTGTATTTACTTGTAAGAAGTGATGTTTAGATCTATTTCACAGTAGACTTTCTTTTCTGCATTCTAGGTGATGCAACTAACTGCCCAAGTTTGGAAAATATGGACATAGATGAATCCACATTGCTTGGACTCCTGCCTGGCCCAGCCCTCCTGGACCGGAATCGATTGTCCAGTGCAAGCAGTTGTAAGAGCTGGCTGAGCTCCATGACGATAGACAGTGAGGATGGGTACCAGACCTGTGCGTCTGAAGACTCCAGTCGGGAAGCCTTCAGCCGCCAGACAAGCACAGATGATGAGTGCTTTGTCCCCAAGGAAGGAGATGATTTTCTGAAGAGGTCTTCTTCAAGGAGGAATCGGAGCATTAGTTCTGCCAGCAGTGGGTCCATGTCTCCTTTGTGTGAAGGCAACTTCTCAGGCATGTATGGGACCCTGCCCAGGAAAAGCAGAAGGGGAAGTGTCCGGAAACAGCTCTTGAGATTCATCCCAGGCCTTCACCGCGCTGTGGAAGAGGAAGAGAGTCGCTTTTAATGGGTTGTCGTGCCCTTTCATATTAGcttattttgtaaatatcttcAGATTTCTTTAGATCAACTCCACCCAATTTAGTGGGAAAGTGCAGATTGGTTGCAAAACTGACATCGCATTTCATAGCGGTAGTGAACTTTATTTAAACTTTTGTACCATTATGTATGCTTCGGCAATTGTTTTTTAACCAGAACAGTTCAAGTTCTaagcaggcagaaggaaaattaaataataataaattacaaaatataacaaattaaCTCAAGTGCCTGCTTATTTTAATGCTGCCTGTGAAAGCAagggtaatatttattttttagattagtCATGTGAAAAGTTAAGAAATTTTAGAATCAAGTGTAAATAAGAAAGTGACAGAATGTAATTATTTGGAATATCTTCTGTAGATTAATTGGTATGTTATAAAACTTCATATTTGCTTAAGCTCAGTAGACTATGGGGAGGCTTATTAATAGGTGATTTTGAATGTTTCTGTTCAAATTTATGAAAGATTAGAAGCAAAGATGATCATCAGCCCTTTTTTACATCCACAGTGACAATGAAGCAGGAAGTAGATTTAATAGGATGATTAAAGCTTTGTAAAATCCATTGAAAGATGTTTTCTAAGATGGGTGCTAAAGAAGACTATAATAAGGTCTTTTTTATTGGTGGCCTAAACAAAATGGATGAGGATGTCTTTCTTACCTGATTCAACTTTTGCTCTTCCTAAACATTGATGACAAGTCTGGAACTCTCAAGATCCTATAGCCTTGTGATTTTTTTGAACAAATgtctaaaatttgaaaaattagagTTAGGAAAAAGATTTTCCTcctgtggaattttttttcacattactcctcactttatattatatattcttaataGTTATTGCCTCAGCACTCTCTTGTCTATTAGTTATGTTGGTATCACTTTACTCCTCACCTTTCAATCACCTTTTTATTCAATGCCCATTAAAGTTCATGATTTCTCTGTTCTGGTGATACAGCTGCTCATTACCTATATTCTAGGATAGATAATCTGGACAATGCAATAAACAGTCCCTACTGATTGTGaatgctgtgtgtgcatgtatgtgtgtgtatgtgtgagagataGATGACTGAGTGCAACTGATACAATTAAACTGAGTAAAGAGTGactcattttgagaaaaaaagagatgagggCAAGGAAGCTTGTAGGGTaagaataaatgataaaataaaataggaaaatatttctaatgggacatgcggctgctgctgctgctgctaagtctcttcaatcatgtccaactctgtgcgaccccatagacggcagcccaccaggctctcccatccctgggattctccaggcaagaacactggagtgggttgccatttccttctccaatgcatgaaagtgaaaagtgaaagcgaagtcgctcagtcgtgaccccatggactgcagcctaccaggctcctctgcccatgggattttccaggcaagagtactggagtggggtgccattgccttctccgctactGGGACATACTTTCTATTAATTCTTTGAATTCAGGAGTGTCCAGTGGGCTCTGCATAAGAATCATTCATGTGAAAAGTAGAGCTTTCACAGAACAACAGCAGTCTTGTCTGTCATTTACTGAATGCATAATAAGTGAAAGATGTTGTCCAAGTGATCCCAGAAAGAGACCTGTAGAGAGACATTAGGCATATAGATAAGGAAGCAGGTATTCAGAGAACCTCCCATGTCACTGGGAGGGCTAATATTGGAAGCCAGTTTTTCCCAGCTCTAGCTTACCTGCTTAGTCTCTCTGGATGTTGTTCACCTCTGCTGATTCTGTGTAGTTATCACCACAGGACTGCCATTTGCCCCAACCCCaatgtttaaaatgtacaattgtAGATATTGTATGAATAAGGATATTGTAAATAGGAGAAAAAACTTTATTTGGTACATAGGAAGGCAAACATATATAAGGTGACTCTTCTCGGGTCTACAAGCAAGTTTTCAGACATAAGCACATAACTTATAATAGCTACACGGTTagcaatacatttattttcaacaGGGGCTTGCAAATCAATTGTGATTTAACAGATATTGCTTATTTCTCACAACAGACTAGAACTGTTATGTTACAGATCTGCTTACATGAATGTAGCATTTTCTGTTAATCCTCTTTTACCAAGTCCAGGGGCAAAAATACCACATTTATTTTAGGAAAGATGATTTTAAAGTATTCTACGTGAACAATGTTTTAAGAACTACCACAGTTCATCTGGAAAAGCAGACAACATGTCATTTGCTTTTCTGTGGTTTGAAGTGttaaatattgtatgataccaTCTTACAGTAAGCATCAAACCCAAAATGGTAGAGGGAAGAAGCACAGCATGTTGCACCGTCGTCTGCAATAAGAAGCGTGAGAGTCAAGTTAGATGTGTTCGGGAAAAAAGTTAAGCATTTTTTAACCAAAGTACAGGAAGGAAGGGCATCTCATGTTTTGTGTGTTCACAGGTTGTAAGAAACCTCTTGTTGAGTGGAAATGTGGGTAAATTTCTCATAGCATAGTTTTTTCAGCCTGAATCTGACCTCAGTGGGGCTTTAGAAGATGTCATTTCTCTGATTTTCTGGTGCACAATGACAACGGTGACTTACTTTGATATAATTTactgggaaaagaaaagtgaagagtttttttttttttttttaaccccaaagTTGTCAAATATGTAATATTGGTGAATTTATTAATTGACAATTTGTtatgaaaatgcatttttctaatatGGCTTTGATTGATAAATCACATTTGAATCAAACCTATTAGGAATCACTCTTGTCATGTGACTATAGGAACACCACCATGTCAAACAGGTTGGAACAGTATTTTTTGAAATGgcttttatttatcatttctacCTTTTAATGCTTTTCCATCTTAGTGCATGAtacaaacaatattaaaaatccTAGTCTGAACTGAAGATCAAACTTGGAAAAGGCTTGTGTATACTAATCATAAAGTATAAATATTTGTGGATGTATACAGTCTAAGCATAGTAAATAATACCTAACAACTATACTATACTTTGGATCACAAAATTATTGGTGCTTTATATCCAATTCCTTATAGAACTAtgggcaataaaataaaattttgacacCTTTATGAAATAAAGAATGCTACTCTTCAATTACAGAACTTTgtgctgtctctctctgtctttacttactttaaatgaaatgaaattttaaaaaaatctagagtGACCTATTAACATCTACCTCTTTGAGgttcttaaaatatattacctATTTAATTGAGGCTTTGCACTTGTATtagctttctgttgttgtttgacAAATTGCTGCAAACAGAggtttaaaacatatttattatctcaaaGGTTTGTGGGTCAGGAGTATGGGCAATGTTTAGCTGGGTCTCCTTGAAATGAAGCAGGACCCTGTGATCCTTGACCCCCAACCCCGCAACATCCACTGCCTGcttctgtctgtggaaaacttcaaagaataagtttaatcagagaaatgaaaatgtagaaacaaaggaaaacaatcaaaggagattaaataatgataataatgtaataattaaACATAGTTAGgacatttatttccttctcaaggactatagataatattctgaaccATATCCCaggagctgtcttatagatactaaaaTACCAGGTGAAAAAATTAACTACATGATAACCAGACTATacccatgacataagctgccacaattccaagaattcgcctcaaagaaatgggaggaAACACCCTGGAACTGAaaattaactgtacctaaaacaacggttagaccactgatgaccaatttgaagatgactgtcaaagatgactgtgctgtttctgtatGTAACCCCACTTCTGTCTCTAAAAGCTCTTGCCCCTCTGGTTGTGGGGGGTGCTCTGCCAGTTGGGGGGTGGGTACgacctttggacagatgtctgcccACCATTCCCCTAGTTGCTGGCATCTGAATTAAAGCAAGCTTTCCTTTCCTCCAaactggcctgtttattggctttccCCACACTCTTTTGTAACATCCTCAGTGTTTCACAGAGCAGCAATCATGATGTCACCCAGGACTGAGTTCTTATCTACAGGCTTGACTGGGGAAGGATTTCCTATCACAATTCCTCAGGGTTGTTGTCAGAAGCATTCCTTGTAGCCATAGGTTTCATGGCAACTTGCTTATCAAAACCCAACAATAGAGCAAGAGATACtacaagtgttagttgctcaatcatgtccaactctttgtgactccatggactgtagcttgccagactcttCATTCtatcaaattctccaggcaagatactggag containing:
- the CYTIP gene encoding cytohesin-interacting protein isoform X2 produces the protein MLALTRSSSVGDFSWSQRKLVTVEKQDNGTFGFEIQTYRLSNQNTCSADICTLICKIQEDSPAHCAGLQAGDVLANINGVSTEGFTHKQVVDLIRSSGNLLTIETLNGTMILKRTELEAKLQVLKQTLKKKWVEFRSLQLQEQRLLHGDATNCPSLENMDIDESTLLGLLPGPALLDRNRLSSASSCKSWLSSMTIDSEDGYQTCASEDSSREAFSRQTSTDDECFVPKEGDDFLKRSSSRRNRSISSASSGSMSPLCEGNFSGMYGTLPRKSRRGSVRKQLLRFIPGLHRAVEEEESRF